The DNA sequence CAGAATTCAGAAGGAATCAACAATGTTGTATGCAACAAGGTTTATGGTTTCTGTTCGTCAAATCCCTAATTTTGTTCCACTCTCCACTCTTCCTCCTTCCTGGACAAGCCTTCACTTTCATTCTGAGCCTCCATCCCTTGCTGAAGTTGACGATGCTGTTGATTCCTTTACTCGCATGCTCACTATGCGTCGTACTCCTCCCATCATCCAATTTAACAAGATTTTGGGATCCCTTGCCAAGACGAAGCATTTCCACGCCGCCGTTTCCCTTTTTCAGCAATTGCAAGCCAGGGGAATCGCTCCCGACTTTTTTACTTTAAACATCTTAATCAATTGTTGTTGCGGCATGGGTCGTATGACGCTTGCTTTCTCTGTATTGGCCAAGATTTTCAGGATGGGTTTTCAGTCTAATACCATAACGTTCACAACAATCCTGAAAGGTCTCTGTCTCTGTGGTAATGTTGAAAAAGCAATGCACTTCCATGATATAGTGCGGGATCATGGATTTCAGCTTAATGAAGTCACCTATGGGACCTTGGTTAATGGACTTTGTAAGGCCGGACACACAGCAGCTGCTATTCAAGTGTTGAAAAAGATCCCACAGTATGGGATTGTTCCTAATGTTGTCATGTACAGCGCAATTATTGATAGCCTCTGCAAGGATACACTtgtaagtgaggcttttcatttaTACTCTGAAATGCTTGCTATGGGAATTTCTCCCAATGTTATCACTTACAGGACTCTGATTTATGGATTGTGCCTCGTGGGTCAATTTAAGGCAGCCATTCATATACTAAATCATATGATGCTCAAAAACATTACTCCAGGTGTTCGGACCTATAGTATTTTGATCGATGGGCTATGCAAGGAAGGAAAGATCAAAGATGCTAACAACGTGTTGGCTGTGATGACAAAACATGGTGTGAAACCAGATGTGGTTACTTATAACAGCTTAATGGATGGGTATTGTTTGGTTAAGCAGGTAAATAAGGCAAAATATGTATTCAACACAATGGCCCAAAGTAGTGTGTCTCCTAATGTTTGTAGTTACAATATTATGATTAATGGCTTGTGCAAAAGTAAAATGGTCAATGATGCCTTGAATCTCCTTGAAGAGATGCGTTGCAAGAACTTGGTTCCCGACATATTTACTTACACTACTTTAATTGATGGCTTGGGAAAATCAAGGAGAATCCTTTGTGCTGTGGAGCTTCTTGAAAAGATGCATGATAGAGGTCAACATGCTGATATATTCACTTACAATTCCTTGCTGGATGCTTTGTTCAGTATGAAACAACATGACAAGGCACTTATGTTATTCAATCAAATGAAAGAGAGTGGTATTGAtccaaatatatatacatacagcATACTTATAGATGGCTTGTGCAAAAGTGGAAGACTTGAAAATgcaaaagagatatttcaagatcTTTCCATTAAAGGCTATCGTCCAGATGTGAAGACATACACCATTATCGTCCAGATCTTTCCATTTCATATTAATGCCTTTAAATATTCACATGATTGTGATTCTTTATTCTGCTTTACCCACACCTAAGTGTTTTCTTTGCCGTTGCTTGTTTTACGGCATTTTCGGTGACTAGATGGCTGTTATATGTGGCTTGGCGGATCTATCATTGTTTGCTTTTGtgtttttgtaattatatatgtGCATTGATGTTAATTTATTCCTAAGCTGAAATGGTTCTGATCTTCATCATTCAAAGGGAATCCTTGTTAGTTGTGAAGCTTCCCTGCACTCTTATTGTCTTTCAATCGTTTCATTTCCCCCATATTTAAAGTAAACTCCCATGCAGCAGCATACTGGCTATGAAATCTCAAAAGTTATTTTGCAAAATATCATTAAGCTCTTTGAGATTGGACACTAATCTGCATAAGATTTAATAACTTTCTCAGTCTTAGACTGAGATTAAACTCAATTAATTAAGAATAGAGTCAAGAGCACAATGCTTGATGGGGATTACACAGCCTcaataaaaagaaaggaaaagataaAATCTAAGCTGTAGATTCTGCTGCAGCTATTTTTGAGTCTTCAGTGACAGTTCCAATTAGGGAATCAAGTCAAAGTGGCAAGAACCATGACCTGCAATCAAAGGATATATATTATTGTGTTACCGTCTACACAAATTTCTCAATAGAAGGACTCGTTATACCTTGTTCTGAAATAGTAGTTTATTGGAACAAAGTGGTACATGAAAAAACCGATATATCTTGAGACAAATTGTCTCGTGATTCATCGGTTATTTTAATATACCACTTTAATTAACAATGGAGGGAGTAACAGTTAATAGCTTGGATTGATTCCTTGACTTGTTTGCCAAGTTAATTTGCCTTTTCCTCCTTTTGATGGCATACATGTTATATATAACTAAGCATTTAGTCAATTTTAATATTCCTAAACTTTTTACAATGTCACATGGCCTTCTATTCTTCTAGATCTGCTTTTGCACTCTGTGCCAATCTGAACATGCATATGTTCTACTTAAAAagcattattataatattttataatgtaTATTTTGTCTAGAATCAGTTTAATTTAGAACTTACTAGGATCTGCTTCTGTTGTAATGGCAGCACCTCTGAAGAAACAAGAACCACCTCTGTGCTTGAACTTCTGAAAGTAGCTGTTGAAGGCATAGGAAGCATGGTCTTTCAAAGTGTTTGGATAATAGCATGGTTGGTTCACTTGGATTTTGCTACAATCTGCACCTCCACTTCCACAAGCCCAGTTCAGCGCTGCCTGCAACTCATCGTCGCTGCTTTGCGGATCAGCTATGCACCATTGCTCATATTCAGCAAACACTGCATCATGTGATCATAATATAATGCAATTAGGTAAAAAAATGAACATTTAtacacaaacattggtggatatTTTAACAACACATGAACATTTATGTATATGATTACCCCTTTTTGGTGCAATCATGGATAGGAAAAGAATCAGAACCATTAACTTGGCCATTAATGTTTCCATTTTGGAGGAGATAGAAGCCTAGCCGATAAGAACTCTGAATAGTGAATAGGATAGCCAAGAAACTAGAAATTTAGttgcatatatattatatagtgaAGTTAATGGGAAATGGAAGTTATGGGCATGTGTTGTGTGCTTCTAACGGCTAAGAAGGAATTTTCATATTCCATTGCAAGTGGACACTCTGCACAAGCAGGATCAGATTTTATGTGGGCCCCACCTTAAGGGTGGGAAAATGTGATgaaaaatctcatgaaaaaggATCATGTGGTTAAATTATTAGTGACAAATTATGCTGCTTACACAGGTCACATTCAGATTTAGAAATGAACTgccacaaaaaaataattaaaagatgttAAGCTAAGAATCAAACTTCTAGAAGCaatttttgtaaaattaagtGCTTATTGTTTCCCTAAAATAATATGTTCCTAAACATGCTATAGTCATGTGCTTCACCAACAGGCAAAGAAAGTGTTATTATATTCTTAGCTTTTCCTAATGTCAGATGCTCTTACAACTCAACAAGGATATACTTTTACTTTTCCCCCTCTAAATggcaaaataattatttatttatcttactTTTTTCCCCACCATTATTTTTTGTGTTGTAgaaccctttttcttttcttgcccctTATTGGTGAATTTCAAATTCTGTTGGTGGTCATTTTCTGCTGTATCTGATACATCTATTTTAGATCCATAAACAGCTGTAAAGAATGGCATCAACACTTGATAAATACTTATGGAAAAGACTTAGATTGGCACTTCTTAAGGGTAAGTGGAACACTTgcaataatatataatacataacAAGACATCCTTTGATTCTACCTATATTCTATAACAACTTTGCTTTACATGTTACTTACAAAGTCCTGAGGGTTCAAAGGTTTACCATCTCCTTTCATCTTGGCCCCAAAGATTAAATAAATGATATCTCACTATAGCAATATAGCATTTTTACCTTATCCTACTTACTCAGAATGAGTATATACAGAGAAAAAAATGAGATAAGCAGCAGGAACAAAATCGGTTATCTACAGTTATGTCTTATGTTGAACACTTGAATTCCTCGTGTTCTGCAATGAGCGATGATTAGTATGAATCACACCAGTCTAAGCAACATAGCCTCCCCCAAACAACTGATTCTTGTTAAATAATTGCACTCCAAATCTGCTTCCTGAtcaggaaaaagaaaaacaacaactaATTAAATGTTGCATCTTAGTGACCAAAAAGTTTCTACTTGCTTAAATGTGTATGGTATGTACTTCTAATAACAGAGACACCGAATAAGGCACGCACCATCGCTAATGAGGCCATAGTGGAGAACCTCAAAGATTCAGCTTCGACGCTGGCATGGATGTCATGTTTAGAAACACATCAGCTGTGGTGTCTCCAGCTATTAAAACACAGTTGAAATTAATCCAGCTGAGATCTCATGCAATGGAAAACCGACATTTTGTCGTAAATCATGGGTTGCATGTGTAATACATGCCAGAGGTTACTCAATAGTTGTCAACAGGGTGCCTGCACTAATAATCAAATAACACAATCACATACTTCCACACTATGAACTAGGCTTGAAGAAGCGCGCCATGGCCGTGTAGAGCTGCTCTTCCTCGAACGGCTTTGACACATAGCCATCCATCCCACACTTTTTGCACTCTTCATTTGAAGCCTGAGTTACATCAGCTGTCATTGCTAGTATTGGAATGTGCCAGTAAAAGATATCCCCAAACATTTCAGCTGATGCTTCCCCACATGCAATTTTCTCATTTACGTCGTTCTCTAGGATGCGGATTTGCCTTGTCACTTCAAAACTGCACCAATCAAGATGAAATTAATACTTATAAATCACACCTTATTCATAGATCCTGAGGTCTAACATCCTATctaaaatcattcaaaattcaatagATTTCTTGCATTAAACTTGCTGGCCATCCACCAAATCTGAAAAAACATAGCAATCAGACAAAAGGACTATATCCCTATACCATTTCCCACTTAGATGTCTAAATAAGGAAGTTTTCCAAAATGAGCACAGAATAAGGCAGTTTTGTTCTAATCACTATCAACAGTGTAGACCTAGAGAAAAATTAGTTCAGGTTTGAATAGTCTAAGCAGTAGGTCATTAAAATCTTCTATAAGAAAGTAAAACAAGGTTATAACCTAAATTTTGATTTCAGTCAATTACAATCCAAGTTTGCTAAATGCGTTTTTCTCCGGTGAGAAGTAGACTTACTAGACCAGTTACCTGTTCTTATGGGGGCAACTATAGCAGATTCATTGCAttcaaaagcaagaaacaaaCTGAGAATTGTGAAAATAGAAAGATCAATTACCCATCCATTTCTGGCATTTGGAGATCCATGAAACAAGCATCAAAATTGTGCGGTGGCTTAAGCATCTGTAGAGCAGCCCTGCCACCCTCAACACAAGTAACTGTTGCCCCATATTTCTGTAAAACACCTTCTGCAACTTTTCTGTTCACTGCATTATCATCAACCACCAAAATTCTTTTCTGTAATAATAGATTCCCAAGTTTGGATACTTTCTTCCTATTTATTTGCCTTTTTTCAATTCCAAGGGATTCTCTATAGGAGCAAACCAAAACACTGAGCCAAAAAGGCTTCATTAATATATCATCAATGACACCATTTGTCTTGAGCTCATCACATTCGTTCGGGCTAAGGTGTGTGGCCAGGAGAAAAACTTTTGGAAAGTTTATTCGGTCTCCATTGATGCCattctttttctgtttcttgatGGAGTATAAGGTGCTACTTTCCTTATCCCAAGCATCCTTGTCTATCAGAATCATCGCAAACTGCTTCGACACTCTGAAGGAATAAATACAATCAAACTATGTGCACTTGCAAcaagtaaatgaataaattaacCTAAACTAGAAGAGAatctataatccattttgatggAATGAACATTATTTCGATGATTTGACAAAAGCTTTTCTCCAGACAAACCAGATGAACAGTAATATATGAGAACAGTTCAATATGCAAAACATACTCTATGATTTTGCTTGTCAAATATATACTGTAATATCATCTGTTTAATTAGTAAATGACTAGTAAAGAAAAACATTCTAAGGCAGCAATAGAACTTAGAAGCAGCTACCTTTAAATTTAGAGAAACAGCTAATTCGAAGTGTTTTAGAGTGATCTAATATCATTAAGGAATGCCTTGGATTAAATAGGAAAATTATTATGTTTCAATGTGCACATATACCTCATGTTGCAAGAACCAGTTAGACAAGAACATGCAGATTTCAAACTTGACATAACATCCACCGACATCCCCAACCTCTGTAGATAATATCTTGTGACCTCAGCTCGAATTTTTCTTCTATCTACCACTAATGCTCTCAACCCTTGCAACTGTGAATCAAATGTACTGAAATTCTGCcactttgcatccaaagatgtggtTTCTCCTTTTCTGAAAGTTGCAGTAAATGTAAAAGTACTGCCAGTTCCAGGCTCACTAACAAAACCAATTTCTCCTCCCATGAGCTCAACAAGACATTTACTAATGCTCAGTCCTATTCCAGTTCCACCATATGTTCGAGAGGTCGAACTATCGGCCTGCATAAAACGTGTGAATATACGGCTTTGCGCATCAATAGGAATTCCTATACCTGTATCCTCAACTGTTACTAGTAACTGAATCAATTCAGGCTCTTCCATCAAATCCAtactatttaactttttaaaGTTGGCCCAACTTTTCCATCGGTTTCCTACAGCGAACCCACTTAATGTATTATATGTATTGTCTGACAAATCATGATCCAATTTTAAGCCTTCCCTCAGCACTGCATCCATGCCATGAAGTGGGTTCTTCACTTCATTTGCCAGATGAACAGAGACAAACACATGTCCTTTATCATGAGTGAACTGAAATGTATCAAGTAAGCTAATTAACAAAGATGATTTAATAATTGTTTATTAAACGTTAAGAGTGTTTATGTATTATTGTGATGCCTGTCCATTGCATGGATCTATCACTATCATTGTGTGACTTCCAAGAGAGAAAATGTTATATCAAAAACTGAAAGTTATTTCAAGAACATGTGGGAAGTATACGATGGATCAAAAGGAAATATACAAGGTGAAACATCGCAAACCTTGAGTGAATTGCCAACAAGATTGGTAATTATTTGCCAGAACCGTTTAGGATCGCCAATGACAACTTTGGGTACTTCATTGGATGCATAAACAGCCAACTGTATTCACCCCAAATTGAGAACAAAGATTTATGTAAGGCTTATTACTCATGTTATGAGACATATAGAACTAAGGTAGCtgaaagagaggatctcacctcAATTCCTTTTTCTTTAGCTTTTCCCGAGAAAAGTGATAGAACTTCCTCTAGAATAGCATGTGGATCAAAAGCTACAGCTTCAAGTTCAAGCTTGCCTGCCTCAATCTTAGCCTGATCAAGAACCTCATTTATCACTGATATAAGATCCTTACCACTCTTATGCGCAGTTTGGGCATAATCCATCTGATTTTCATCAAGTTCAGTGTCCATCAACATTTGCAGCATACCTGGGAAATGATTTTAAACACTTGATATCACATACTATTGACAAGAACAGGTTTCCTATGATAACATCAAATGTTTTCAGTTACCTAAAACACCATTCATTGGAGTCCTGATCTCATGAGAAACTGTTGCAAGAAACTGCAAAAGTGGAAACAATCCTTCGAGGTTAAGACAAAAATATTAATCTAACTCGTAAaagcaaaaatattatataatttataacaaAGAATTCTGATGTTGAATCTGCTTTTGAGAAATCACAATATTCTAACCATCACTCAAATATTACTTTGCATGACAGAAAGCAACAATCCAAGAAATATATAGCACCTGAGATTTTGCAACATCTGCAGCTTCAGCACGAACTTTCAGCTCCTCCATTTTTTGAGTGTCATCCTCCACCTTTTCTATTCGTTTTATGGCTACATAATATATATAACCAATAAGCAAAACGATGAGAAATATGCCAACCGAGTAATTGATTGCTTTCCAAGGTAGAGGAGGCCTCTGCTTGAacctaaaataaaaaaggaaaaattaaaagtaaagatATTAGGACCTGTGTTGATATGTGATACCAACTCTTTGGACATAAGACACTTTTAAGTGAAAGAAAAACCTGCAGTGCATTTCATGTTTTCGAAGTGGATCCCCAAAATCTAGACTGTTTATACGTAGTAGTCCAGTATCAGCAACATCAGTACCATACATTGTGATCGGTGCAGATGCGTTGGTTGTATCATAAACATTTACAACAATTATTTGCTTGCTTGCAAGTTGGTGGAGAAGCTTGTCCACCAGTGATCGAACATCATATGATGCACCCAGGTACCTTCCAATAAAGAAGTACCAATACACACATTACTGAGtttgtgatcaatttcttttcatATTAAGAGGAAATATACATGGTTCAAGGTTATGTAAAGCTATAATTAGATAAAATTACCCCACAGTAGCTTCGATTCGCTGCTCTGGTGTAGCATCTGCAGGAACATTGCTGTTATAAACAGCAAATGTAAGTACAACACCAAGGTGATTTGATTTTAGAAGTTTAAAAGGGGATGTCAGAACCCCCTTTCCTGTTGCCCTTGCTCGCAAGATATTCTCACGGTCCTCCtatataacaacaacaataataataataataataataataataataataataaaggacaAAAGTTAAGATCCTTCTGATTGAAATTTTCCCATGAAAGTTTTCTGTCTAGTACAGAAACACTTATGATAAGAGCATCAACATGAATGTATTAGAAAATGAGGATTATTTGGAGGCAATAGAAAGATAAAAGAAAGGCACACCTTCCCTGACATCATGTCAATAGACACAATATGAGAAACCGTTTCTTGAGCAAAAATCACTGGTGCATATTCATCCTGAATGGGCGCCGGATCCAATTTTTCTGGAATACAATCTTGGACTAGTGCTTCATTCTCAGTTTCCATTTTCTTAATAGTCCACCCGTGCTGCTTCTCAAACTCCACCCTATCAGAGTGGAGAACTTTCTTAGCATAAGCAACACCACTAGTAAGTGGTCTCTCAAATGCAGTAGTCTCAGTATATTCTCCAAAAATTGTCTGCAGTAAAACCGGAACTCCAAGGTTATGCTATCTTTAATTGATATGTATGTATTCAAAACTAAAAGGGAAGGAGCTACTGTGCCTCCCCACTAGTTTACATATATAACTTACAAATTTCCATCATTACTACACTATCACACAAGTACTTCGGCTAGATTTCCTTACACTGTCAAAAAGCTATGACTAAAAACAATGTAAAGTATTAGACATTGGACCATGATTAATTCTACATGGAATGGACTAAGAATAAGCATAAGAGATTGATGTCATGAAATCTACCTGGTCCATTGCAGATGGATGTTTACCATGGTGAAATGTAGAAACAAGAACAGCCAGAGCATGAACATGGTTCATGCTGACATTAAACTGATCTTGAAGCATACGGGCACGCTCATCACACATATTGGTAAGCATTTCTTCTCTTGTCTGCTTAAAGTCGGTGTATAAGTCACAGAATAACCAAATGGAAAAAAGTATTCCAAGTGACAAGAATATAGCTAGCGACCATTTCCTCCAAGTCCCAACACTCTTTAAAGGGTTCCGGGATAAATCTCGCAGCTGCTTTTGATGACTAACTTGATGTCCCTCAACTAGCTTCTGCTTTTGAATTCTTAGTAAACAGAATCCAGACAAATTGCATGATATTATAATTCCTACAAGGACCCACCAGTACTCTTTAACCAAATTTAATGAACTTGTATAGTCCATAATTGCAGAGACATGCAGTTCCCATGACTGCAACATGTTCTGAAGAATCAAAATAAAAGAGCAATATTATTATATTGTGGATGTAACTGTTTCATATAAGCATGTGTCAAGTATCAACTTCATGCTTTCTCAGTTACTGCTCAAGCTAAAATGCAATCTGTCTACAACTATGGCCGCAAAGGCTCTACTTGAATCAACTTTAATTAAAATTCTCTGCCTTTTAAAGATATGCCTTTACATAATAATGTTATGGGAATGTAAAACAAATGGCACAAAATGCTCCTTAAAATCTAATAAGAATGTTAAGGTGTGGTTAGGCAATTTAGGGAATTATCTAATTATGTGTTCAAGTTCTTAATCGTTTAGTTCCTAACCCAGCATccaccatctcagcaattttTCAGGAAATGATACACAAGAAAAGCCTAATGCTCATGAACCCTTTAACAGGTTGAGCAGTTTGAAATGGGAATGGTAATTCAGCTAGAATTCAAAGGTACTAACTACTAACTATTTTGCAAAGAATTGACGCAGTAACTActaaactttatatatatatatgttcctcAGCTTTGGTAAAGACTCTACCTTTCCACAGAACAGAAAATCAACCAAATTGGACGAAAGTAGAGAGTGTGATGCCAACAATACGTATTTTTTAAATGGAAATGATAATTGAATCCTTGTCCGGACATAATCCTCGAGAATTGGGCATTGTTCTATAGGTTCTACAGTGTCTGCAAAACATCTATGCTTCTTTTGTAACTCCTGATTCTCTGGACAACAAACTAACTGTGGATTGCAGGTTATGCCACTGTTTAACAGCATTTGTAGTCTTCTTTCATCAATACAGTTGGAGAAAATCTGCATTACATACTAGTAATAAGGCACAGGACAAAGAACACCACTTTGTTTACCTCTCATTCATATCTTGTGGCAAAAGCATCAGAAGACAATAGTTTATGTTCTCATTATTTGACAATTTTTtacttcagctcaaagttataaTCGAACAAGTCAAAAATTCAATGAGAATAACACTAAACTAAAAGAAAGAACAGTGTGTACAGAAGAAGCCAGCTAATTCAAGGTTCTAAGCAGAAGTAGCTGTCCTCAACAACCATATTTTCCAGCTTCCAAGCTAGAAACCAAGAAAATTAAATACAGAAGAGTAGCTAAGTGCATGTTATCACCTGATCTGATCCAGATAATAGGGAAGCCAAAGCATGAAGCTGCTTCCTGCTAATGTTGTATCTTTGTAGCAAGATTCTTGAACTCTCTTCACAAGCAGCTTCTTTCTCCTTGCTCATCAAATACTCACTATTCTTGAAACTCAAGAAAAACCCGAAACTTGCTATGATAACACCAAAAACAATCAAAAGGAGCAAGGGCTTCCTCCTCCATGTTGTCCTATGAGGAGAATTAGACCCATTTAGAGGCTCATTGACCTTCCATGACTTCATGCTTGGTTGCAACCtcccatttgatcctgaaattctTTTATTCACAGacatcttctttcctttttccaAATTCAGCAAcctgtctttatcttcttcacaAACTCACTTGAAGATTCAAATTTAAGAAGGCTCCAGCTTTCAGCAGAACATTCCAAAAAACAGCACCACCAAAAGCACCCCACCATGAATCTTCAAATTGCTTAACCACAAAAGAAAAAACTGAAGCAGACCCAGAAATTCTGCCAGCAATCCAGCTCCAAAAACTCATAAAGTTTGATGCTTTATGATGTTTCCCTTCAACAGAACCAAACAAAGACTAGAACTTTGAATGCAATCCACTTCATATCTCAACAAACCAGCTCAAATCAGACACTGTGGTAGTGGTCcaaggttgttgttgttgttgatgttgttgttatCTATGTTGGTGCAGCAGTCAGAGTGTGGCTTTTTATGTATATGATGATGAAAAGGGAGAGGTTGGAAGAGTAACAAGGGCATTTGGGTGGGGGTAATGGTAATAATCACTCACACAACAGCACAAGAAGCTGAATCAGAACCAGTTGTCATTTTGGCAATCTCACTCACTGAGACAACAAATTTTTGTTTGTTGAGAGAATGAGGATAGCAAAGTTTTGTTCTTTTTCCAATAACAAACACTTTCTGCCTCACTCAGCTCTGaacacccaaaagaagcatcaagtttggaacaaa is a window from the Arachis hypogaea cultivar Tifrunner chromosome 17, arahy.Tifrunner.gnm2.J5K5, whole genome shotgun sequence genome containing:
- the LOC114924126 gene encoding uncharacterized protein encodes the protein MLYATRFMVSVRQIPNFVPLSTLPPSWTSLHFHSEPPSLAEVDDAVDSFTRMLTMRRTPPIIQFNKILGSLAKTKHFHAAVSLFQQLQARGIAPDFFTLNILINCCCGMGRMTLAFSVLAKIFRMGFQSNTITFTTILKGLCLCGNVEKAMHFHDIVRDHGFQLNEVTYGTLVNGLCKAGHTAAAIQVLKKIPQYGIVPNVVMYSAIIDSLCKDTLVSEAFHLYSEMLAMGISPNVITYRTLIYGLCLVGQFKAAIHILNHMMLKNITPGVRTYSILIDGLCKEGKIKDANNVLAVMTKHGVKPDVVTYNSLMDGYCLVKQHL
- the LOC112764052 gene encoding histidine kinase 2 isoform X1 is translated as MSVNKRISGSNGRLQPSMKSWKVNEPLNGSNSPHRTTWRRKPLLLLIVFGVIIASFGFFLSFKNSEYLMSKEKEAACEESSRILLQRYNISRKQLHALASLLSGSDQIFSNCIDERRLQMLLNSGITCNPQLVCCPENQELQKKHRCFADTVEPIEQCPILEDYVRTRIQLSFPFKKYVLLASHSLLSSNLVDFLFCGKNMLQSWELHVSAIMDYTSSLNLVKEYWWVLVGIIISCNLSGFCLLRIQKQKLVEGHQVSHQKQLRDLSRNPLKSVGTWRKWSLAIFLSLGILFSIWLFCDLYTDFKQTREEMLTNMCDERARMLQDQFNVSMNHVHALAVLVSTFHHGKHPSAMDQTIFGEYTETTAFERPLTSGVAYAKKVLHSDRVEFEKQHGWTIKKMETENEALVQDCIPEKLDPAPIQDEYAPVIFAQETVSHIVSIDMMSGKEDRENILRARATGKGVLTSPFKLLKSNHLGVVLTFAVYNSNVPADATPEQRIEATVGYLGASYDVRSLVDKLLHQLASKQIIVVNVYDTTNASAPITMYGTDVADTGLLRINSLDFGDPLRKHEMHCRFKQRPPLPWKAINYSVGIFLIVLLIGYIYYVAIKRIEKVEDDTQKMEELKVRAEAADVAKSQFLATVSHEIRTPMNGVLGMLQMLMDTELDENQMDYAQTAHKSGKDLISVINEVLDQAKIEAGKLELEAVAFDPHAILEEVLSLFSGKAKEKGIELAVYASNEVPKVVIGDPKRFWQIITNLVGNSLKFTHDKGHVFVSVHLANEVKNPLHGMDAVLREGLKLDHDLSDNTYNTLSGFAVGNRWKSWANFKKLNSMDLMEEPELIQLLVTVEDTGIGIPIDAQSRIFTRFMQADSSTSRTYGGTGIGLSISKCLVELMGGEIGFVSEPGTGSTFTFTATFRKGETTSLDAKWQNFSTFDSQLQGLRALVVDRRKIRAEVTRYYLQRLGMSVDVMSSLKSACSCLTGSCNMRVSKQFAMILIDKDAWDKESSTLYSIKKQKKNGINGDRINFPKVFLLATHLSPNECDELKTNGVIDDILMKPFWLSVLVCSYRESLGIEKRQINRKKVSKLGNLLLQKRILVVDDNAVNRKVAEGVLQKYGATVTCVEGGRAALQMLKPPHNFDACFMDLQMPEMDGFEVTRQIRILENDVNEKIACGEASAEMFGDIFYWHIPILAMTADVTQASNEECKKCGMDGYVSKPFEEEQLYTAMARFFKPSS
- the LOC112764059 gene encoding glucan endo-1,3-beta-glucosidase 4, with the translated sequence METLMAKLMVLILFLSMIAPKRVFAEYEQWCIADPQSSDDELQAALNWACGSGGADCSKIQVNQPCYYPNTLKDHASYAFNSYFQKFKHRGGSCFFRGAAITTEADPSHGSCHFDLIP
- the LOC112764052 gene encoding histidine kinase 2 isoform X2; the protein is MSVNKRISGSNGRLQPSMKSWKVNEPLNGSNSPHRTTWRRKPLLLLIVFGVIIASFGFFLSFKNSEYLMSKEKEAACEESSRILLQRYNISRKQLHALASLLSGSDQNMLQSWELHVSAIMDYTSSLNLVKEYWWVLVGIIISCNLSGFCLLRIQKQKLVEGHQVSHQKQLRDLSRNPLKSVGTWRKWSLAIFLSLGILFSIWLFCDLYTDFKQTREEMLTNMCDERARMLQDQFNVSMNHVHALAVLVSTFHHGKHPSAMDQTIFGEYTETTAFERPLTSGVAYAKKVLHSDRVEFEKQHGWTIKKMETENEALVQDCIPEKLDPAPIQDEYAPVIFAQETVSHIVSIDMMSGKEDRENILRARATGKGVLTSPFKLLKSNHLGVVLTFAVYNSNVPADATPEQRIEATVGYLGASYDVRSLVDKLLHQLASKQIIVVNVYDTTNASAPITMYGTDVADTGLLRINSLDFGDPLRKHEMHCRFKQRPPLPWKAINYSVGIFLIVLLIGYIYYVAIKRIEKVEDDTQKMEELKVRAEAADVAKSQFLATVSHEIRTPMNGVLGMLQMLMDTELDENQMDYAQTAHKSGKDLISVINEVLDQAKIEAGKLELEAVAFDPHAILEEVLSLFSGKAKEKGIELAVYASNEVPKVVIGDPKRFWQIITNLVGNSLKFTHDKGHVFVSVHLANEVKNPLHGMDAVLREGLKLDHDLSDNTYNTLSGFAVGNRWKSWANFKKLNSMDLMEEPELIQLLVTVEDTGIGIPIDAQSRIFTRFMQADSSTSRTYGGTGIGLSISKCLVELMGGEIGFVSEPGTGSTFTFTATFRKGETTSLDAKWQNFSTFDSQLQGLRALVVDRRKIRAEVTRYYLQRLGMSVDVMSSLKSACSCLTGSCNMRVSKQFAMILIDKDAWDKESSTLYSIKKQKKNGINGDRINFPKVFLLATHLSPNECDELKTNGVIDDILMKPFWLSVLVCSYRESLGIEKRQINRKKVSKLGNLLLQKRILVVDDNAVNRKVAEGVLQKYGATVTCVEGGRAALQMLKPPHNFDACFMDLQMPEMDGFEVTRQIRILENDVNEKIACGEASAEMFGDIFYWHIPILAMTADVTQASNEECKKCGMDGYVSKPFEEEQLYTAMARFFKPSS